The Spirochaetota bacterium genome includes a region encoding these proteins:
- a CDS encoding radical SAM protein gives MIHIHKKPDISEKLSVLSQDSQFDLACACGRKDLKEDHRHRSKEDKWIYPVVLPDNRRTFLFKTLISNVCVNDCRYCPLRSNQDTRRFSLQAEELVNTFFKYYNIGRVSGLFLSSGVIGNPDLTMERINKIAILLRRMEFKGYLHLKIIPGASDAAIEEALSLASAVSINIETPGQKNFAHLGTSKDYIEDIIRPIKLISNLTGRGAPYGRVKQTTQFVVGASSETDQEIVKYSWGLYKRLGLNRVYFSAYQRGMGDNNLPGELSHRTNNELLTREHRLYQVDWLLRKYSFNDDEIPFDNDGNLLLSTDPKEVWAELHPEFFPLDINRADKFELLRVPGFGSVTVDEIIRFRKDRRRIRSIEDLGKPGKRLRKAEKYLKFGY, from the coding sequence ATGATCCATATCCATAAAAAACCAGATATATCAGAGAAGCTTTCAGTATTATCCCAAGATTCACAATTTGATCTTGCCTGCGCCTGTGGAAGAAAGGACCTTAAGGAAGATCATAGACATCGTTCAAAAGAGGATAAATGGATATACCCTGTGGTGCTTCCTGACAACCGAAGGACTTTTCTCTTTAAGACCCTTATCTCCAATGTATGCGTTAATGATTGCAGGTACTGTCCCCTTCGGTCAAATCAGGATACAAGGCGGTTCTCTCTGCAAGCTGAAGAGTTGGTTAATACCTTCTTTAAATATTATAATATTGGCAGGGTGAGCGGACTATTCTTAAGCAGTGGGGTGATTGGTAATCCAGATTTGACAATGGAGCGAATCAATAAGATAGCGATTCTTCTCAGGAGGATGGAGTTTAAGGGATATTTGCATTTAAAGATTATACCCGGGGCCTCCGATGCTGCAATTGAAGAGGCCCTGTCCCTTGCCAGCGCTGTTTCCATTAACATCGAAACACCTGGGCAGAAGAATTTCGCACATTTAGGCACAAGCAAGGATTATATAGAAGATATAATCAGGCCGATTAAACTTATAAGCAATCTAACTGGAAGGGGAGCGCCATATGGAAGGGTAAAGCAGACAACTCAATTTGTTGTAGGGGCTTCCTCTGAAACCGATCAGGAGATTGTCAAATATTCCTGGGGGTTGTATAAAAGATTAGGCCTAAACCGTGTTTATTTTAGCGCTTACCAGAGGGGCATGGGGGATAACAATCTCCCTGGAGAACTATCGCATCGAACCAATAATGAACTATTGACAAGGGAGCATCGCTTATACCAGGTGGACTGGCTGTTGAGGAAATATAGCTTCAATGATGATGAGATTCCCTTTGATAATGATGGGAATCTTTTACTCTCCACTGATCCAAAGGAGGTTTGGGCAGAACTGCATCCAGAGTTTTTCCCACTTGATATAAACAGGGCTGATAAATTTGAGCTTCTCCGTGTTCCAGGATTCGGTTCAGTAACGGTTGATGAGATAATAAGATTTCGTAAAGACAGGAGAAGGATACGTTCTATTGAGGATTTAGGTAAACCAGGTAAAAGACTAAGGAAGGCAGAAAAATATTTAAAATTTGGATACTGA
- the mnmE gene encoding tRNA uridine-5-carboxymethylaminomethyl(34) synthesis GTPase MnmE, with amino-acid sequence MLDDTICAPATPPITSPLGIIRISGPCAYWVVNSIFDRPNIIKPRYAVYGSIIESNEILDDVVLVFYQSPHSFTGEDMVDIFCHGNPIIIRKIIRLLNQLGARTAEPGEFSKRAFLNGKIDLTEAEAINHVITATSEWEVSTAIKQMHGTLKHCIRDIKDKIIHLKGDIESNIDFTEEDLEFITQGKALFHMREIEVLISDLLRRCRIGDRISHGIDMPIVGKPNVGKSSILNLMLNSERAIVSHIPGTTRDLINEIVQFAGIRINLIDTAGIGTTNCELEKKGIELSVKKIGSASIVIAVFDASTGITDNDSEIIKCIEKKKKIILANKIDIASDKDVYRIESVLGNRIIPFSAKMGIGLSELENGISDIIRDEVLEYENSFLADVRILNQLEISQGIIENCQILLSHNEPHEIIAYELQNLMDNLSEITGEISPDDVLNSIFSRFCIGK; translated from the coding sequence ATGCTCGACGACACAATCTGTGCTCCGGCAACCCCTCCGATTACTTCCCCGCTTGGAATCATAAGAATTAGCGGCCCTTGTGCTTACTGGGTCGTTAACTCTATTTTCGATCGTCCGAATATTATCAAACCCAGATATGCTGTTTATGGATCTATAATAGAGAGCAATGAGATACTCGATGACGTTGTTCTTGTGTTCTATCAATCCCCTCATAGTTTCACTGGTGAGGATATGGTTGATATCTTTTGTCATGGCAATCCAATTATTATAAGAAAGATAATCAGGTTGCTCAATCAATTAGGCGCCAGAACCGCGGAACCTGGAGAATTCAGCAAGCGTGCATTTCTTAATGGAAAAATAGACCTTACTGAGGCCGAGGCTATAAATCATGTAATTACTGCAACAAGCGAATGGGAAGTATCTACAGCTATTAAACAGATGCATGGAACCCTTAAACACTGTATTAGGGATATTAAAGATAAGATAATTCATCTGAAGGGGGATATCGAATCAAATATTGACTTCACTGAGGAGGATCTTGAGTTTATTACTCAGGGAAAAGCCCTTTTTCATATGAGGGAAATTGAGGTTTTAATAAGTGACCTGCTTAGAAGGTGCAGAATTGGTGATAGGATTAGTCATGGCATTGATATGCCAATTGTCGGTAAACCCAATGTAGGGAAATCGAGCATCCTGAATTTAATGCTCAATTCAGAGAGAGCAATTGTGTCGCATATCCCAGGCACAACGAGGGATTTAATAAACGAAATCGTTCAGTTTGCAGGAATAAGAATCAACTTGATTGATACAGCCGGAATAGGCACAACTAACTGCGAGCTAGAGAAGAAGGGGATTGAGCTAAGCGTAAAAAAGATTGGATCAGCTTCAATAGTAATAGCTGTATTTGATGCAAGTACAGGGATAACCGATAATGACAGCGAGATAATAAAGTGTATTGAGAAAAAAAAGAAGATAATCCTTGCAAATAAGATTGATATAGCCTCAGATAAAGATGTTTACAGAATTGAGTCCGTCCTAGGGAATAGGATTATCCCATTTTCAGCAAAGATGGGAATCGGACTCAGTGAGTTGGAGAATGGAATAAGTGATATAATCAGGGATGAGGTTTTGGAATATGAGAATTCATTCCTGGCTGATGTGAGGATTTTGAATCAACTGGAGATATCTCAAGGGATTATTGAAAATTGTCAGATATTATTATCTCACAATGAGCCACATGAGATTATAGCCTATGAATTGCAGAACCTCATGGATAATCTCTCAGAGATAACAGGAGAGATATCCCCTGATGATGTGTTAAATTCAATCTTTAGCAGATTTTGTATTGGCAAATAG
- a CDS encoding DUF3857 domain-containing protein: MKTNKSKIKLYTLLVILTFLMHYYGTFERLYALSATDQKSIIREERDYLNYKAQGKYERAIEIIEEWTLNLSDPVLIETNLFRLMELIEYQELIERGIQSLIRIRNGNEIVGSDRFLTARINFFLNRLFLRDGRIKDANSIRDSLGFVSDYRIIGPFDNRGSSDFEIEHPPERSFSESEIYLGKINIVKWFDTKTDLTGMIDFEDLFTKVDDSLFYLYRIIDIHESGEYILSFGKTGYMDIWIDGGRIVENRKRHGFDFDQYHLKVLLQKGEHSILIKLGDSTYDGVKWSLRITYLRAVGDAAESGDLLQQGEADSLLRPSYFSSLESLLNYDHPNEYSSFLIGYLYYISGLASEEDKESQKYFNRVENDRGLASVSCYYQGLMVDDENKKDAFFYKSLNNRNRIESLNEIALIKLDNNFIFEAFQIIDMIKNIDPLSNNYLILKANAFISLGWYHEALKIASILKKSKYPSNAYLIEAMIYKAQKKEREAAQCHKILYEGDRYDRDYIDDLIECYDKLGMYDSIEKILNRSSRFFPNNVWIRLKLSEIAEKMHCAKASLPLISSAMKLSPYNKEVLLQMGIAYHKIGKEELARYYLNLALKYNPNNFLLKRYLRIINDEQMEIERYLISESPSSIAIKAAKYNNEPAITLLRETAIRILSDGSYEKWIHRIYLVNDPSLAKEFSREYIVIDPSTDRIEDLRCFVINNGDIIETSISHKRSLSDPEARLYYDLEANIISLPSIRKGSIIDLRYVIKSKGGDIYKNYYGERIIAGNKYRTIYSNIVISFPEKKGINYHLKGISEDSVEHIKDKKKKIIRIDLHNLPPYKEEIAMPHTSEILPSVCFTSHKSWGDLYRWYVSLVRGKIRVSGEMKSVISKITDEDDDKLDLVRKIFNHVNREIRYVGFEFGIGGIQPRSADLTYHTKMGDCKDITIVLMAMLREVGVDVKLALLRTSDNGDADISVPYLGEFNHAICYVDIGEGLFVDGTAKMSGFKELPANDRGRTALLLDEKDYSFVKINDRFLDENIEAVTTEIKIHKNGEAKLERTIRKQGSFASRVRYDMLDMEKRILGLNEYWNRIFTGSRVKDFKDFEINLDKPVSYSYRVDIPSFFNKSNEEIVFKAFLVPSNYYRNYCMLKDRRFPLELPGKWTSEISITYHIPDGFDVHSIPNNDEFNSDKYDASFRYILSDKKIEVYSILHFKHYRIDVEEYDLFREFTRFIEKKENERIILIR; encoded by the coding sequence ATGAAGACTAATAAGTCAAAGATAAAACTGTATACCCTCTTGGTTATCTTAACTTTTTTGATGCACTACTACGGCACATTTGAAAGGCTTTATGCTCTATCAGCAACTGATCAAAAGAGTATTATTAGAGAAGAGAGGGATTATCTAAATTATAAGGCCCAAGGAAAGTATGAAAGAGCAATTGAAATCATTGAAGAATGGACATTAAATCTGAGTGATCCAGTTCTAATTGAAACGAATCTATTCAGACTAATGGAGCTTATAGAGTATCAAGAATTGATTGAGAGGGGCATTCAATCCCTTATAAGGATTCGAAATGGGAATGAGATAGTAGGTAGCGATCGCTTTTTAACTGCAAGGATCAATTTTTTTCTAAACAGGCTCTTCTTGAGGGATGGCAGAATAAAAGACGCTAATTCCATCAGAGACTCTCTTGGTTTTGTCAGTGATTATAGAATAATCGGGCCTTTTGATAACAGGGGATCTTCAGACTTTGAAATTGAACATCCCCCAGAAAGAAGTTTTTCTGAGTCAGAGATTTATTTAGGCAAGATTAATATAGTTAAATGGTTTGATACTAAAACAGACCTTACTGGAATGATCGATTTTGAAGATCTATTTACAAAGGTTGATGATTCCCTCTTCTACCTATACAGGATAATAGATATTCATGAGTCGGGTGAATATATACTATCATTCGGTAAAACCGGTTATATGGATATTTGGATTGATGGGGGGAGGATTGTTGAAAATAGGAAGAGACATGGCTTCGACTTCGATCAGTATCACCTTAAGGTATTGCTTCAAAAGGGGGAACACAGTATTCTCATAAAGCTGGGGGATTCAACATATGATGGAGTAAAGTGGTCTCTCAGAATTACTTATTTAAGGGCAGTGGGGGATGCTGCTGAATCTGGGGATTTGCTTCAACAAGGAGAAGCTGATTCTTTATTAAGACCCTCATATTTTAGTTCATTAGAGAGCCTTTTAAATTATGATCATCCTAATGAATATTCTTCTTTCCTTATCGGATATCTCTATTATATTTCCGGATTAGCAAGTGAAGAGGATAAGGAGTCCCAAAAATATTTTAATAGAGTAGAAAACGATAGGGGATTAGCCTCAGTATCGTGCTATTATCAGGGGCTAATGGTTGATGATGAGAACAAGAAGGACGCCTTCTTTTATAAATCCCTTAATAATAGAAATAGAATTGAATCGCTTAATGAGATAGCACTGATCAAACTGGATAACAATTTTATATTTGAGGCGTTTCAAATCATTGATATGATTAAGAATATTGATCCCCTCTCAAATAATTATTTAATTTTGAAGGCCAATGCCTTTATCTCCTTGGGCTGGTATCATGAGGCCTTGAAGATAGCTTCGATTTTAAAAAAAAGCAAATATCCTTCCAATGCCTATCTTATTGAGGCAATGATATATAAAGCCCAAAAAAAGGAAAGGGAGGCAGCTCAGTGCCATAAAATTCTATATGAAGGGGATAGATATGACAGGGATTATATCGATGATCTAATTGAATGTTATGATAAATTGGGCATGTATGATAGCATAGAGAAGATTTTGAATAGATCATCGAGGTTTTTCCCTAATAATGTGTGGATTAGGTTAAAGCTCTCAGAAATAGCAGAAAAAATGCATTGTGCCAAAGCCTCGCTTCCTCTAATCTCATCTGCAATGAAACTCTCACCATATAATAAAGAAGTGCTCCTTCAAATGGGTATAGCTTACCATAAAATCGGGAAGGAGGAACTCGCGAGATATTATTTGAATCTTGCTTTGAAGTATAATCCCAATAATTTTTTGCTGAAAAGATATTTAAGGATCATCAATGATGAACAAATGGAGATTGAAAGATATCTTATCAGCGAATCCCCTTCCAGCATTGCTATTAAGGCTGCTAAATACAATAATGAGCCTGCAATCACGCTTCTTAGAGAGACCGCCATAAGGATTCTCTCAGATGGTTCTTATGAAAAGTGGATTCATAGAATATATTTAGTCAATGATCCAAGCCTTGCAAAGGAGTTTTCCAGGGAATATATAGTCATAGATCCCTCAACTGACAGGATTGAAGACCTAAGGTGTTTTGTAATCAATAACGGGGATATAATAGAGACATCGATCTCCCACAAGAGATCGTTATCTGATCCTGAGGCTAGGCTGTATTATGATCTAGAAGCAAATATAATATCGTTGCCCTCAATTCGCAAGGGTAGCATAATTGACCTGAGATATGTTATCAAGAGTAAGGGAGGAGATATTTACAAAAATTATTATGGAGAAAGAATAATAGCAGGAAACAAATACAGGACAATTTATTCAAATATTGTTATTAGCTTCCCTGAAAAAAAGGGCATAAACTATCATCTCAAGGGTATTAGCGAGGATAGTGTTGAACATATTAAAGATAAAAAAAAGAAAATCATAAGAATAGATTTGCATAATCTTCCTCCCTATAAAGAGGAGATTGCAATGCCTCATACTTCAGAGATTTTACCATCAGTATGCTTCACTTCTCATAAGAGTTGGGGTGATCTATATAGGTGGTATGTTTCGTTAGTAAGGGGGAAGATCAGGGTTAGCGGGGAGATGAAGAGTGTTATTTCGAAAATTACCGATGAAGATGATGACAAATTGGATCTTGTTAGAAAAATTTTCAATCATGTTAATAGGGAGATAAGATATGTGGGATTTGAATTTGGCATAGGGGGGATACAGCCTAGAAGCGCTGATTTAACCTATCATACTAAGATGGGGGATTGTAAGGATATCACAATAGTATTGATGGCCATGCTGAGGGAGGTTGGTGTGGATGTTAAGTTGGCTCTCCTGCGAACCAGTGATAATGGAGATGCGGACATCTCTGTTCCATATCTGGGTGAGTTCAATCATGCAATCTGCTATGTTGACATTGGTGAGGGTCTCTTTGTTGACGGTACGGCAAAGATGTCCGGTTTTAAGGAACTACCGGCAAATGATCGTGGTAGGACAGCGCTATTGTTGGATGAGAAGGATTATAGTTTTGTAAAAATAAATGATCGATTTCTCGATGAAAATATCGAGGCGGTGACAACAGAGATAAAAATCCATAAAAATGGTGAAGCAAAACTTGAGAGAACCATCCGTAAACAGGGATCATTCGCCTCAAGGGTTAGATATGATATGCTCGATATGGAAAAGAGGATACTGGGATTGAATGAATACTGGAATAGGATATTTACAGGGTCAAGGGTAAAAGATTTCAAGGATTTTGAAATCAACTTAGACAAGCCTGTATCATATAGTTATAGAGTTGACATCCCATCTTTTTTCAATAAGAGCAATGAGGAGATTGTATTCAAGGCATTCTTGGTTCCTTCAAATTACTATAGGAACTATTGCATGCTTAAAGATAGAAGATTCCCTCTCGAGCTTCCAGGAAAGTGGACTAGCGAGATAAGTATAACATATCATATTCCTGATGGTTTTGATGTGCACAGCATTCCGAATAACGATGAATTCAACTCCGATAAATACGATGCTTCATTTAGGTATATTCTGAGTGATAAGAAGATAGAGGTATATTCCATATTACACTTTAAGCATTATAGGATAGATGTCGAGGAGTATGATCTATTTAGAGAGTTTACAAGGTTTATCGAGAAAAAGGAGAATGAGAGGATTATCTTAATTCGCTGA
- a CDS encoding SH3 domain-containing protein: MISISCNYNTERNTSPTPVSQKKGLILIDKSALRVDPFIYSSLIDQLNLGDIVEIVEASKEKSWIGKSEDYWYKVRLFNGIVGWTYGKNIRIFSGNSDKIIDEFLLSFWEKESKKLKSELAGTWWSINSQGDFTEHCLEIYRNGEYISYRKGDEKIAGDYNFSFKDNEIIFLNGTSFGYNLNYLQRGKEYYLKKILRRGELKFRRISRR, translated from the coding sequence ATGATATCAATATCATGCAACTATAATACTGAAAGGAATACGAGTCCTACTCCTGTTTCACAAAAAAAGGGGCTAATACTCATCGATAAGAGCGCATTAAGGGTAGATCCCTTTATATACTCTTCTCTGATCGATCAACTAAATCTTGGAGACATTGTCGAAATTGTTGAGGCCTCGAAGGAGAAGAGTTGGATTGGGAAGAGTGAAGATTATTGGTATAAGGTAAGATTATTTAATGGAATTGTAGGTTGGACATATGGAAAGAACATTAGGATTTTTTCGGGTAATAGCGATAAGATCATAGATGAGTTTTTATTAAGCTTTTGGGAGAAGGAATCAAAGAAATTAAAGTCCGAATTAGCGGGAACATGGTGGAGTATAAACAGTCAGGGTGATTTTACTGAACACTGTTTGGAGATATATAGAAATGGGGAATATATATCATATCGTAAGGGTGATGAGAAGATTGCCGGAGATTATAATTTTAGCTTTAAAGATAACGAGATCATTTTTTTAAATGGGACATCCTTTGGGTATAATCTTAATTATTTACAAAGGGGTAAGGAATACTATTTGAAAAAGATTCTGAGAAGGGGTGAGCTGAAATTTAGGAGGATTTCTAGAAGATGA